In Acropora muricata isolate sample 2 chromosome 11, ASM3666990v1, whole genome shotgun sequence, one DNA window encodes the following:
- the LOC136889134 gene encoding uncharacterized protein → MHRVKAVLRDNNYPLSFIHNCERALTTQPTENNFNGFVVLPYVQGVSEKIGRLLNQQKVKVAYKPQQTINSLFPRPKELDDSDRQKSGIVYKLSCTQCNFVYYGQTEIVEHKKAVASFDQNSKVAGHVHLFGHRMNFENVEVVGFESNYHERPFLEAWYSTLDPNSGNDHILLPEVYKGIARA, encoded by the coding sequence ATGCACCGAGTCAAAGCCGTTCTGCGTGACAACAACTATCCCTTGTCTTTTATTCATAACTGCGAGAGAGCGTTAACCACACAACCCACCGAAAACAACTTCAATGGTTTTGTGGTGCTGCCGTATGTACAGGGTGTATCCGAGAAAATTGGGCGCCTATTGAATCAGCAAAAGGTCAAAGTAGCTTACAAACCACAGCAAACCATCAACAGCCTTTTTCCACGCCCGAAAGAGCTCGACGATTCTGACCGCCAGAAATCAGGCATTGTGTACAAACTCAGTTGCACACAGTGCAATTTTGTGTACTATGGCCAAACAGAAATTGTAGAGCACAAAAAGGCAGTGGCAAGTTTTGACCAGAATTCTAAAGTTGCAGGCCATGTTCACCTTTTCGGCCATCGtatgaactttgaaaatgtcgaGGTCGTTGGTTTCGAATCCAATTATCATGAGCGACCTTTTCTCGAAGCCTGGTACTCTACTTTGGACCCGAACTCTGGAAACGATCATATCTTACTTCCGGAAGTCTACAAAGGCATCGCGCGAGCATGA